In Asanoa sp. WMMD1127, one genomic interval encodes:
- a CDS encoding SDR family oxidoreductase: MKLGLTGRHALVTGGSKGIGYAVAAELLAEGASVAICARTPDEVAAAAKSLSEVDGAVVSGHVCDVTDPAAVEALVAAVAAEHGGIDVLVNNAGGAHPGGFEDLTDDDWKRDLDVKLFSQIRCTRAALPHLRRSAAPRVVNVNAVYARYPDPAFFATSVNRAACHNLTKVLAQQYGPEGILVNSVNIGFVVTPQWANIRARRAPELTEEEFFAKLAADEVPLGRFGTVDEVSGLVAFLAGDRASYITGASIDVAGGMGKYS; this comes from the coding sequence GTGAAGCTCGGCCTGACCGGGCGGCACGCGCTGGTCACCGGGGGCAGCAAGGGCATCGGTTACGCGGTCGCGGCCGAACTGCTGGCCGAGGGCGCGTCCGTGGCCATCTGCGCGCGCACGCCGGACGAGGTGGCGGCCGCGGCCAAGTCGCTGTCCGAAGTGGACGGCGCGGTCGTCTCCGGCCATGTCTGCGACGTGACCGACCCGGCGGCGGTCGAGGCGCTGGTGGCCGCCGTCGCCGCGGAGCACGGCGGCATCGACGTGCTGGTCAACAACGCCGGCGGCGCCCATCCCGGCGGCTTCGAGGACCTGACCGACGACGACTGGAAACGCGACCTCGACGTCAAGCTCTTCTCCCAGATCCGCTGCACGCGGGCGGCGTTGCCCCACCTGCGACGCAGCGCGGCGCCACGGGTCGTCAACGTCAACGCGGTGTACGCGCGCTATCCCGACCCCGCGTTCTTCGCCACCTCGGTCAACCGGGCGGCGTGCCACAACCTGACGAAGGTGCTGGCGCAGCAGTACGGCCCGGAGGGCATCCTGGTCAACAGCGTCAACATCGGCTTCGTGGTGACGCCACAGTGGGCCAACATCCGCGCGCGCCGCGCGCCGGAGCTCACCGAGGAGGAGTTCTTCGCCAAGCTCGCGGCGGACGAGGTGCCGCTGGGCCGGTTCGGCACGGTCGACGAGGTCTCCGGCCTGGTCGCGTTCCTGGCCGGCGACCGCGCCAGCTACATCACCGGCGCATCCATCGACGTCGCCGGCGGCATGGGGAAGTACAGCTAG
- a CDS encoding Lrp/AsnC family transcriptional regulator: MTEEPHKKRSPLAAIADVVSTPAAPASLDAIDLRLLELLVQDARTSQRGLARELQMSPPAVGDRIARLERLGVIRGYRADIDWAALGFPMQVFLSVIAATDQAAIIRALHEIPEVEEISVVTGSIDLLARLRVRDQAHLRTILLEGIWQIPGVSRTETLLSLAETPRKDFVHGLIAQLRDERS; encoded by the coding sequence GTGACCGAAGAGCCGCACAAGAAGCGCAGCCCGCTGGCGGCGATCGCAGACGTGGTGAGCACTCCGGCGGCGCCGGCCTCGCTCGACGCGATCGACCTGCGCCTGCTCGAGCTTCTCGTGCAGGACGCCCGCACCAGCCAGCGTGGTCTGGCCCGAGAGCTGCAGATGTCGCCGCCCGCGGTGGGCGACCGGATCGCCCGGCTCGAACGGCTCGGCGTGATCCGCGGCTACCGGGCCGACATCGACTGGGCCGCGCTCGGCTTCCCCATGCAGGTCTTCCTCTCCGTCATCGCGGCCACCGACCAGGCCGCGATCATCCGCGCGCTGCACGAGATCCCCGAGGTCGAGGAGATCAGCGTCGTGACCGGCTCGATCGATCTGCTGGCCCGGCTCCGCGTGCGCGACCAGGCCCACCTGCGGACGATCCTGCTGGAGGGCATCTGGCAGATCCCGGGCGTCTCCCGCACCGAGACGTTGCTCAGCCTGGCCGAGACGCCCCGCAAGGACTTCGTCCACGGCCTCATCGCCCAACTCCGCGACGAACGAAGCTAG